Proteins from a genomic interval of Rhodothermales bacterium:
- a CDS encoding TVP38/TMEM64 family protein — MESQRSRPTLRLIGMVLVAAVAAWLAASPSGRAGLADVAMRLGDSGLPGIAGFVVVYVGATLLMIPGTLMSLAAGFVYGPWLGLLVVSPASVLGATAAFLAGRYLVREQLQARFGPKVHAVDQAVGRRGFLVVLLLRLSPVFPFNLLNYMLGASSVNLREYVLASFLGMLPGTAMVVIAGSLVATAPGLLNAAPRSGALMAIGFFATVVVVWYSARLARRALKPYLKS, encoded by the coding sequence TTGGAGTCTCAACGCTCAAGACCGACTCTCCGCCTGATCGGGATGGTGCTGGTGGCCGCTGTGGCTGCGTGGCTGGCTGCGAGCCCTTCCGGCCGTGCCGGACTGGCCGATGTGGCCATGCGACTCGGTGACAGCGGACTGCCTGGTATCGCCGGATTTGTGGTCGTCTACGTGGGTGCCACTCTGCTCATGATTCCCGGCACCCTGATGAGTCTGGCGGCGGGATTTGTATATGGACCATGGCTGGGACTGCTGGTGGTGTCACCTGCGAGTGTGCTCGGCGCGACCGCAGCGTTTCTGGCCGGGAGGTACCTGGTGCGGGAGCAGCTTCAGGCCCGGTTCGGCCCCAAAGTGCACGCAGTGGATCAGGCTGTGGGGAGACGCGGATTTCTCGTGGTCCTGCTCCTGAGGCTCTCTCCCGTGTTTCCGTTCAACCTGCTGAACTACATGCTGGGCGCGAGCTCGGTCAACCTGCGCGAGTACGTGCTGGCTTCCTTCCTGGGAATGCTTCCCGGCACTGCCATGGTGGTGATCGCCGGTTCCCTGGTCGCAACTGCTCCGGGACTGCTGAACGCCGCGCCTCGATCCGGGGCTCTCATGGCCATCGGCTTTTTCGCCACGGTGGTGGTTGTCTGGTACTCGGCCCGCCTGGCGAGGCGAGCGCTCAAGCCGTATCTCAAGTCATGA
- a CDS encoding DUF547 domain-containing protein, giving the protein MAQKVPFDHQHALWGDVLRSRVRGGLVDYRGLKASPTQLQDYLKALGAVRRGQFAAWSKTERLAFWINAYNAFTLRLVVSHYPVGSIRDIGLLPRWAFLTPTVRLPGMRRVMNLLWLEHRILRSRFSEPRIHAAINCASMSCPELAPEPYQANRLEEQLEGAMLRFVRDPARNRLDRQGNVLYLSAIFDWFETDFPSPISGFVASCMEADDAAWIRTHHPAIKTLPYDWSLNAQDRLSA; this is encoded by the coding sequence ATGGCGCAGAAAGTGCCCTTCGATCATCAACACGCCCTGTGGGGTGACGTACTGCGCAGCCGTGTTCGGGGCGGCCTGGTTGACTACCGAGGGCTGAAAGCGAGTCCCACGCAGCTCCAGGACTATCTGAAGGCCCTCGGCGCGGTGCGCCGCGGGCAGTTCGCTGCCTGGTCCAAGACGGAACGGCTGGCTTTCTGGATCAACGCCTACAACGCGTTTACCCTGCGCCTGGTGGTTAGCCACTATCCCGTCGGCAGCATCCGCGACATTGGCCTCCTGCCACGCTGGGCGTTCCTGACGCCGACGGTGAGGCTTCCGGGCATGCGCCGGGTCATGAATCTGCTGTGGCTGGAGCACCGAATTCTTCGGAGCCGGTTTTCCGAACCGCGCATCCATGCCGCCATCAACTGTGCCTCGATGTCGTGTCCGGAGCTGGCTCCGGAGCCGTACCAGGCGAATCGCCTGGAGGAGCAGCTGGAAGGAGCCATGCTGCGTTTTGTGCGGGACCCGGCAAGGAACCGCCTCGACCGGCAGGGGAATGTGCTGTATCTCTCAGCCATCTTCGACTGGTTTGAGACAGACTTCCCCTCCCCGATATCCGGCTTCGTGGCGTCCTGTATGGAGGCGGACGATGCGGCCTGGATCCGCACGCACCATCCCGCCATCAAGACATTGCCTTACGATTGGAGTCTCAACGCTCAAGACCGACTCTCCGCCTGA
- a CDS encoding DUF3667 domain-containing protein, with protein MPLRQNAWQFLRHAFTEYFGLDGRLWKTLYQLLFSPGSLTVEYLQGRRKRYLAPLRLYLSATITFFFLLSVLDPVGALDERISARADTTMTVAAFMADIEEDLESLESRTQLARLAFDAAQGRVDSLTAVFEADSLSGVLADSASLASFRQRLEEAAEAAEDEEEDWLDRVQDRDRNRLTWQQSVLETYPPDSLVRPQDLQEAAAILFPSESNLNITVMGAENLTNSPLRRLKEARTPTETRRAAVDFGRGAIDKLPIIMFFMLPVFALLMKLVYIRRDWYYSEHLVFGLHNHAVAFLAFSIMAIASAVSGDNPENVGAVVILSVTLDVLLMLYFYVAQKKVYGQGWLKTGVKFMLVASFYWLAILIFGVSGVLLLAGLFG; from the coding sequence TTGCCGCTTCGCCAGAATGCCTGGCAGTTCCTGAGACATGCGTTTACGGAGTACTTCGGGCTGGACGGGCGCCTCTGGAAGACGCTGTACCAGCTGCTTTTCAGTCCGGGCTCTCTGACGGTCGAGTACCTCCAGGGGCGCCGGAAGCGCTATCTGGCTCCGTTGCGCCTGTATCTGAGCGCGACAATCACCTTCTTCTTTTTGCTGTCGGTGCTCGACCCGGTCGGCGCGCTTGATGAGCGCATCTCAGCCCGGGCAGATACCACCATGACGGTGGCGGCCTTCATGGCTGACATAGAGGAAGACCTGGAGTCGCTGGAATCGCGTACCCAGTTGGCGCGTCTGGCTTTCGACGCGGCTCAAGGTCGGGTTGATAGTCTCACAGCTGTGTTCGAGGCCGACTCGCTTTCGGGCGTGCTGGCAGACAGCGCATCGCTGGCATCCTTCAGGCAGCGCCTGGAGGAGGCGGCAGAAGCGGCGGAGGATGAGGAGGAGGATTGGCTGGATCGTGTTCAGGACAGGGACCGGAATCGTCTGACCTGGCAGCAATCGGTGCTCGAGACATACCCACCGGACAGTCTGGTCCGACCTCAAGACCTTCAGGAGGCCGCGGCCATCCTGTTTCCGTCAGAATCCAACCTCAACATCACCGTGATGGGGGCGGAGAACCTGACGAACTCACCGCTCAGGCGGCTGAAAGAAGCAAGAACGCCCACTGAGACCCGACGTGCTGCTGTCGATTTCGGCCGGGGGGCCATCGACAAGCTGCCCATCATCATGTTCTTCATGTTGCCGGTCTTCGCGCTGCTCATGAAGCTCGTCTACATCCGACGAGACTGGTACTACAGCGAGCACCTGGTCTTTGGACTGCATAACCACGCCGTCGCCTTCCTCGCGTTCAGCATCATGGCGATTGCGTCGGCCGTGTCCGGGGACAACCCCGAAAATGTCGGAGCAGTAGTCATCCTGAGCGTCACCCTGGATGTGCTGCTGATGCTGTACTTCTATGTGGCCCAGAAGAAGGTGTATGGACAGGGCTGGTTGAAAACAGGCGTCAAGTTTATGCTGGTCGCCTCCTTCTACTGGCTTGCGATACTGATTTTCGGCGTCTCAGGTGTGCTCCTGCTGGCAGGGTTGTTCGGCTGA
- a CDS encoding penicillin acylase family protein yields the protein MRAPLILLVVLLVGCTDPELARWQETAERVTITRDDWGIPHIYGPTDADAVFGMVYAQAEDDFNRVETNFINAMGRLAEAEGEDEIYRDLRMKLFIDPDSLRAMYDESPAWLVALMDAWADGLNYYLHTHPEVTPRVITRFEPWMALSFSEGSIGGDIERVSIGRLEEFYGGDPRAMVSAPLREAAGLTPPEEGPPSTALGAAIAEVFVPDEEFHAEPTGSNGFAIAPDKSATGEALLFINPHTSFFFRSELHMKSDEGLDAYGAVTWGQFFVYQGFNEDAGWMHTSSGVDNIDEFVEDVVEQDGALFYRYGDELRPVQVKEITVPYLAEDGSMAERTFETFRTHHGPIVRDLDGEWVAVAMMEEPMQALMQSYGRTKARNLADYRENMEMHTNSSNNTVYADSEGNIAYWHSNFIPRRDNRFDFTSPVDGSDPATDWDGVLSIEETPNVFNPPNGWLQNTNNWPFSAAGQFSPDQDDYPRYVQRSGENARGINAIRVLSREDAFTLQSLTDAAFDPYLSAFAEMIPVLVSAYDRTAASALKERVAEPLQTLREWDYMWGEESVPTTLAVYWAEQTRPSAMRNARDAGLSLEAYMASPGARPLLLKGLSEAVDTLAAHFGSWQTPWGEVNRFQRLTGDIRQPFSDDGPSIPVGFTSARWGSLASFGARTYPGTVRRYGTSGNSFVAAVAFGDSVRAMAVTAGGLSSDPDSPHFNDQAERYANGNLREVYYYPEQLEQHTEEVYHPGQR from the coding sequence ATGCGCGCCCCCCTGATTCTCCTCGTTGTCCTGCTCGTTGGCTGTACTGATCCGGAGCTGGCCCGCTGGCAGGAAACCGCCGAACGGGTAACCATCACCCGGGATGACTGGGGCATACCGCACATCTACGGTCCCACCGACGCAGACGCGGTATTTGGCATGGTCTACGCGCAGGCAGAGGACGACTTCAATCGCGTCGAGACCAACTTCATCAACGCCATGGGACGCCTGGCAGAGGCAGAGGGGGAAGACGAGATCTACCGCGACCTGCGCATGAAGCTGTTCATTGATCCAGACAGCCTGCGCGCGATGTACGATGAGAGCCCGGCATGGCTGGTGGCGCTCATGGATGCCTGGGCCGACGGACTGAACTACTACCTGCACACGCATCCCGAGGTGACGCCGCGCGTGATTACGCGATTTGAGCCCTGGATGGCCCTGAGTTTCAGCGAGGGGTCCATCGGCGGTGACATCGAGCGCGTCAGTATTGGCAGGCTTGAGGAGTTCTACGGCGGGGACCCACGGGCGATGGTGTCTGCGCCACTCCGGGAGGCTGCGGGTCTGACGCCGCCCGAAGAGGGGCCGCCGTCCACTGCGCTCGGCGCTGCCATCGCCGAAGTGTTTGTGCCGGACGAGGAGTTCCACGCAGAGCCGACCGGATCAAACGGGTTTGCCATTGCTCCCGACAAGAGCGCAACGGGCGAGGCCCTGCTCTTCATCAACCCGCATACCTCATTCTTCTTTCGCTCCGAACTGCACATGAAGTCGGACGAGGGGCTGGATGCGTACGGAGCCGTCACCTGGGGGCAGTTCTTTGTCTACCAGGGATTCAATGAGGATGCAGGCTGGATGCATACATCCTCAGGCGTGGACAACATTGATGAGTTTGTTGAGGACGTGGTAGAACAGGACGGCGCCCTGTTCTATCGCTATGGCGATGAGCTCCGGCCGGTGCAGGTGAAGGAGATCACGGTACCCTATCTGGCGGAAGACGGCAGCATGGCGGAGCGCACCTTCGAGACGTTTCGCACGCATCACGGGCCCATCGTTCGTGACCTGGATGGCGAGTGGGTGGCTGTGGCCATGATGGAGGAGCCGATGCAGGCCCTCATGCAATCCTACGGGCGCACCAAGGCGCGCAACCTTGCGGACTACCGCGAGAACATGGAAATGCATACCAACTCATCTAACAACACGGTCTACGCGGATTCAGAGGGCAACATTGCGTACTGGCACTCCAACTTCATCCCGCGCCGCGACAACCGATTCGACTTCACCAGTCCGGTGGACGGAAGCGACCCGGCTACCGACTGGGACGGCGTGCTGAGCATTGAAGAGACCCCGAACGTGTTCAACCCGCCCAATGGCTGGCTGCAGAACACCAACAACTGGCCGTTTTCGGCAGCGGGGCAGTTCAGCCCGGATCAGGACGACTATCCCCGCTATGTGCAGCGGAGTGGGGAAAACGCGCGTGGCATCAATGCCATTCGCGTGCTGAGCCGGGAGGATGCGTTCACCCTGCAATCCCTCACCGACGCCGCTTTTGATCCGTACCTCTCCGCGTTCGCAGAGATGATTCCGGTGTTGGTGAGTGCGTACGACCGCACGGCGGCTTCTGCGTTGAAGGAGCGTGTCGCGGAGCCGCTGCAAACGCTGAGGGAGTGGGACTACATGTGGGGCGAGGAGTCAGTACCGACTACACTCGCCGTCTATTGGGCCGAGCAGACCCGGCCGTCCGCCATGCGTAATGCGCGGGATGCAGGCCTGTCGCTGGAAGCCTACATGGCCTCACCCGGCGCCCGTCCGCTGCTGCTGAAGGGATTGTCCGAGGCCGTCGATACCCTCGCCGCCCACTTCGGCTCATGGCAGACACCCTGGGGAGAGGTGAATCGCTTTCAGCGCCTGACCGGGGATATTCGGCAGCCATTCTCGGATGACGGCCCGAGCATCCCGGTAGGGTTCACGTCCGCGCGATGGGGCTCGCTGGCGTCCTTCGGAGCGCGTACATACCCGGGCACGGTGCGTCGGTACGGGACCAGCGGCAACAGCTTTGTGGCTGCGGTGGCCTTCGGCGATTCCGTGCGGGCGATGGCCGTGACCGCCGGCGGACTCTCCAGCGATCCGGACTCGCCTCACTTCAACGATCAGGCGGAGCGCTACGCCAACGGCAACCTGCGCGAGGTGTACTACTATCCGGAGCAGCTGGAGCAGCACACCGAGGAGGTCTACCACCCGGGGCAGCGCTGA
- a CDS encoding helix-turn-helix transcriptional regulator, which yields MARSGLGEFEELVLLAVAALGDQAYGLGVRDMLHTEAGRSVSLGAVHAALYRLEDKGLLGSELGGATEQRGGRRKRLFRVTGSGARALESARVARERLRTLAQPALQLQFGA from the coding sequence ATGGCGCGAAGTGGACTTGGTGAGTTTGAGGAACTGGTACTGCTGGCTGTAGCGGCGCTCGGTGACCAGGCCTACGGATTGGGAGTACGGGACATGCTGCACACCGAGGCCGGTCGTAGCGTATCCCTCGGCGCCGTGCATGCGGCGCTGTACCGTCTGGAGGACAAGGGGCTGCTGGGGTCCGAACTCGGCGGGGCCACCGAGCAGCGGGGAGGCCGCCGAAAGCGCCTGTTTCGCGTGACCGGCAGTGGTGCCCGCGCGCTTGAGTCTGCCCGCGTGGCCCGTGAACGCCTGCGCACGCTGGCCCAGCCGGCACTCCAGCTGCAGTTCGGCGCATGA
- a CDS encoding C40 family peptidase, which yields MKSSHSLAALLVAVLLSGCGTVSLATLEEPVRTPVAKPTQPDAEGWISVPEEPDQPAPEDQLSHLEAEIRGWMGTPYRYGGNDKSGVDCSAFVQNVFAEALGLALPRTTAQQKESGTRVTRAALEPADLVFFHTPKRTDHVGIYLGDGQFAHASSSRGVMVSNLSERYWDDAFVFARRPVESAPRAVRMLAQEPVPVEVSEQAPRKAPSKKANSRRRTGW from the coding sequence GTGAAATCATCCCATTCTCTGGCGGCCCTGCTTGTCGCCGTACTGCTTTCCGGCTGCGGCACCGTGTCGCTTGCCACCCTGGAAGAGCCGGTGCGCACACCGGTCGCCAAGCCCACGCAACCCGACGCCGAGGGCTGGATCTCCGTTCCGGAAGAACCGGACCAGCCCGCTCCGGAGGACCAACTCTCCCATCTTGAAGCTGAAATCCGCGGCTGGATGGGGACTCCGTATCGCTACGGGGGCAATGACAAGAGCGGCGTGGACTGCTCGGCCTTTGTGCAGAATGTCTTCGCGGAGGCCCTCGGTTTGGCCCTGCCGCGCACAACAGCGCAGCAGAAGGAATCCGGCACCCGGGTCACTCGCGCAGCGCTCGAACCGGCGGATCTGGTCTTTTTCCACACGCCCAAACGCACTGACCACGTAGGTATCTACCTGGGCGATGGCCAGTTCGCACACGCATCGTCAAGCCGCGGAGTGATGGTCTCCAACCTGTCCGAACGGTATTGGGATGATGCGTTCGTCTTTGCGCGCAGGCCCGTAGAATCGGCTCCCCGCGCAGTGCGCATGCTGGCCCAGGAACCCGTGCCCGTCGAGGTCTCCGAGCAGGCGCCCCGAAAGGCTCCATCCAAAAAGGCGAACTCGCGTCGACGCACGGGCTGGTAG
- a CDS encoding mercuric reductase — protein MIASDPSDIALRAHVAPPGWQPPRPADRYNLVVIGGGTAGLVCAMGAAGLGARVALVERHLLGGDCLNTGCVPSKALLASARQAKSQDEVPDFKDVMSRMRRIRAEIAPHDSARRLSDAGVDVFFGAAAFSGNNTVTVDGVELRFARAVIATGASPVVPRVPGLAERGFLTSETLFDLNERPAHLAVIGAGPIGCEMAQAFRRLGSRVTVVSRDDEVLPNEDPTAAALVRRSLEGDGVHLVLGAEVSHVSDDLLHVQQGEETRSLNADAVLVAVGRSANLHHLGLEAAGVRTDHGRLIVDDHLRTSNRRIFAAGDVASGYRFTHAADAMARIVIQNALFLGRKKVSDLLMAWCTYTDPELAHVGPQSAELEEKAGRWHEVDLASLDRARTDGLSSGLLRLAEGRDGRLLGGTIVAPGAGDLASVLITAVQGGLGVRDFASMVIPYPTLAEAFKRAGDQANRERLTPLISGAMRQFLAWRR, from the coding sequence ATGATCGCTTCAGACCCCTCTGACATTGCGCTACGTGCTCATGTAGCGCCCCCGGGATGGCAGCCGCCGCGGCCCGCCGACCGCTACAACCTGGTCGTGATCGGAGGGGGTACGGCCGGGCTGGTTTGCGCGATGGGCGCGGCCGGCCTCGGTGCGCGGGTTGCTCTGGTGGAGCGCCATCTGCTGGGCGGTGATTGTCTGAACACCGGCTGCGTGCCGTCCAAAGCATTGCTCGCTTCCGCCCGGCAGGCCAAGTCGCAGGACGAGGTGCCGGACTTCAAAGACGTCATGAGCCGAATGCGCCGGATACGAGCGGAAATAGCGCCGCACGACTCCGCCCGTCGCCTTAGCGACGCCGGCGTCGATGTGTTCTTTGGTGCCGCGGCGTTCAGCGGAAACAACACGGTGACGGTGGACGGCGTCGAGCTCCGATTCGCTCGCGCTGTGATCGCCACGGGGGCCTCTCCGGTGGTACCGCGCGTGCCCGGTCTCGCGGAGCGGGGCTTCCTGACCAGCGAAACCCTGTTTGACCTCAATGAGCGCCCAGCACACCTCGCAGTAATCGGCGCAGGTCCCATCGGCTGTGAGATGGCCCAGGCGTTCCGGAGGCTCGGCAGTCGCGTAACGGTTGTCAGTCGGGATGACGAGGTGCTGCCCAACGAGGACCCGACGGCGGCTGCACTGGTGCGGCGTTCCCTGGAGGGCGATGGCGTGCATCTGGTGCTCGGTGCCGAGGTGAGCCATGTGTCAGATGACTTGCTGCACGTGCAGCAGGGCGAGGAGACGCGCAGTCTAAATGCGGACGCCGTGCTGGTAGCCGTAGGTCGCTCAGCCAATCTGCATCATTTGGGCCTGGAGGCGGCCGGTGTGCGCACGGACCATGGCAGGCTGATTGTGGACGATCATTTGCGCACGTCCAACCGGAGAATCTTCGCGGCCGGAGACGTGGCATCGGGCTATCGATTCACCCACGCCGCCGATGCCATGGCCCGCATCGTGATTCAGAATGCGCTTTTCCTGGGGCGGAAGAAGGTCAGCGACCTTTTGATGGCGTGGTGCACCTACACCGATCCTGAGTTGGCGCACGTCGGACCGCAGTCGGCTGAACTCGAGGAGAAAGCCGGTCGGTGGCACGAGGTTGATCTCGCATCGTTGGATCGGGCCAGGACGGACGGCCTTTCGAGTGGACTACTCCGCCTGGCGGAGGGGCGGGATGGACGGCTGCTCGGCGGCACCATCGTCGCCCCGGGCGCCGGCGACCTAGCATCCGTGCTGATCACGGCCGTGCAGGGTGGACTTGGGGTTCGGGATTTTGCCTCCATGGTGATTCCCTATCCGACTCTCGCGGAGGCCTTCAAACGCGCCGGCGATCAAGCCAACCGCGAGCGCCTCACA
- a CDS encoding ABC transporter ATP-binding protein, translated as MADLPDKKPKAKITAATWQAARSLMWDHRGKLALGMALMVVNRLSGFVLPWASKYLIDDVVNAGQGDLLLPLALAVGAATVVQGITTFSLSQVISVTAQGAIMQMRRRVQDHVTRLPIRYFDSTKTGVLISRIMTDAEGIRNLVGTGIIQLVGGLFTAVLALGVLFWLNWQLTAFTLALLLVFGGGMALAFSRLRPIFRERGEINADVTGRLNETLNGIRIVKAYGVEEREQNVFYDGVNRLFQNIRRSITGVSAISTFAGLVIGGVGIILILVGGRSILAGEMTLGDFVMYVFLIGLLAAPIVQIANIGTQVSEAFAGLDRIRELTANPTEDQEDESKDRLGEVRGDIRFEDVTFAYEEDVPVLRGVSLEAAAGTTTALVGSSGSGKSTLVSLVMAFNRPDSGQVQVDGRDLASVRLKDYRSNLGVVMQENFLFDGTVADNIRFARPDASDEEVRRVAALANCDEFVSGFPDGYDTVVGERGVKLSGGQRQRIAIARAILADPRILILDEATSSLDSESEALIQEGFRSLREGRTTFVIAHRLSTIRSADQILVLEEGRIVERGTHAELMALDGRYRELHDKQYRWEEDLFVNPGEDYATQSP; from the coding sequence GTGGCCGACCTCCCAGACAAGAAACCGAAAGCCAAAATCACTGCGGCCACCTGGCAGGCCGCACGGTCCCTGATGTGGGATCACCGCGGGAAACTGGCCTTGGGCATGGCCCTGATGGTGGTCAACCGTCTGAGCGGATTTGTGCTGCCGTGGGCATCGAAGTACCTGATCGATGACGTGGTCAATGCCGGACAGGGCGATCTGCTGCTTCCGCTGGCACTGGCCGTGGGAGCGGCGACCGTGGTGCAGGGCATCACGACGTTTTCGCTGTCCCAGGTGATCAGCGTGACGGCACAGGGTGCCATCATGCAGATGCGTCGACGAGTCCAGGACCACGTCACGCGACTGCCCATCCGCTACTTCGACTCCACGAAGACCGGGGTGCTGATTTCGCGCATCATGACGGATGCCGAGGGAATCCGCAATCTGGTGGGCACCGGGATCATCCAACTGGTGGGAGGACTGTTCACGGCTGTGCTGGCCCTCGGCGTGCTGTTCTGGCTGAACTGGCAACTGACCGCGTTCACGCTGGCCCTGCTGCTGGTGTTTGGCGGCGGTATGGCGCTGGCGTTCAGCCGACTGCGCCCCATCTTCCGTGAGCGCGGCGAAATCAACGCGGACGTCACCGGTCGTCTGAACGAAACGTTGAACGGCATTCGCATCGTGAAGGCCTACGGGGTAGAGGAGCGCGAGCAGAACGTGTTCTACGACGGCGTCAATCGCCTATTCCAGAACATCCGCCGGTCCATCACTGGTGTGTCGGCCATCTCCACCTTTGCCGGACTCGTGATCGGAGGAGTCGGCATTATTCTGATTCTTGTGGGAGGCCGCTCGATCCTCGCCGGGGAGATGACTCTCGGCGATTTTGTGATGTACGTATTCCTGATCGGGCTGCTTGCGGCCCCCATCGTCCAGATTGCAAACATCGGTACACAGGTCTCCGAGGCCTTCGCCGGTCTGGACCGCATCCGGGAGCTCACGGCCAACCCAACCGAGGATCAGGAGGACGAAAGCAAGGATCGCCTGGGCGAAGTGCGTGGCGACATACGCTTCGAGGACGTCACGTTTGCCTATGAGGAAGACGTGCCGGTCCTGCGGGGCGTCTCGCTGGAAGCCGCTGCCGGCACTACGACGGCCTTGGTGGGGTCAAGCGGTTCGGGCAAGAGCACTCTTGTCAGCCTGGTGATGGCATTCAACCGTCCTGACTCCGGGCAGGTGCAGGTGGACGGCCGTGACCTCGCCAGCGTGCGCCTTAAAGACTACCGGAGCAACCTTGGCGTTGTCATGCAGGAGAACTTCCTGTTCGATGGCACCGTGGCCGACAACATTCGGTTCGCCCGTCCGGACGCCTCCGATGAAGAGGTTCGCCGCGTTGCCGCATTGGCCAATTGCGACGAGTTCGTTTCCGGATTCCCGGACGGATACGATACCGTAGTAGGAGAGCGGGGTGTCAAACTCTCCGGTGGGCAACGGCAGCGCATCGCCATCGCACGCGCCATCCTTGCCGACCCGCGGATACTGATTCTGGATGAGGCGACCTCCAGCCTCGACTCGGAGAGTGAGGCCCTGATTCAGGAGGGCTTCCGAAGCCTTCGGGAAGGGCGTACCACGTTCGTCATTGCTCACCGTTTGTCCACGATTCGAAGTGCCGATCAGATTCTCGTCCTGGAAGAGGGCCGGATCGTGGAGCGCGGCACGCACGCCGAACTGATGGCCCTGGATGGGCGCTACCGCGAGTTGCACGACAAACAATACCGGTGGGAAGAGGACCTGTTTGTCAACCCGGGCGAGGACTATGCGACGCAGTCTCCCTGA